A genomic segment from Vanessa cardui chromosome 30, ilVanCard2.1, whole genome shotgun sequence encodes:
- the LOC124542120 gene encoding nascent polypeptide-associated complex subunit alpha, muscle-specific form-like — protein MQYLGLILDTTTPTEESIVDVKRDMLKDALRSDFLLGAVSACWKTERVPLVLWILSPETKDMMKPSYLILLCVIGVLDALVAPKHHDGKYIKLDLPDDGNEYEFIADKKLDKFGKQIITLTLEPIEDQKDGLTSGLNTQSYWKNIASSSNTAESSNSNRNEFAGQVNNGNENAYWRSVSDSKESSSSSNSNYNYNEGGFVNNVPPKSYPAQLLPPKPRPSVYYPPQFYPEPVYYPRPIYPEPIVPYVQPAFVNIPSLENYKRGFVPTTGNGYMLSPRSFVGQYPVPPGFPPKQPVGPIAPAPGSPIDFAGKPIAPSNNVPAPLSTPTTGSASYTQFVGGSSSGSSVSNNEQAFSSSWNQNNGGSTSSTNPQNGYPGSTSSSYGQTSSGSNAGSSFSNNGQTYSNTYGQSESGSTTATGPQGGSPTSPDDDSSNSPQQGSSNQPQGGSENQPQGGSTNYPQQVSPTSPDDDSSDSPQQGSPNAPQGGSPSQPQGGYPTEPVNGNPGTSSSSFTNTSTGSSAGTSPTGPQGGSPNQPQGGSPNAPQGGSPNAPQGGSPTTPQGGAPNSPDDDSSVSPQQGSPSSPGDDSSVSPQQGSPSSPGDDSSDSPQQGSPTSPDDDSTDSPQQGSPTSADDDSSASPQQGTPNSPDDDSSDSPQQGSPSSPIDDSTDSPDGDSPNSPQQGSPSGQTTGSSSSSYTKSSTGSNAGSSYTSTGQTYTNTYGQTDSGSSSFTGTQTGSPTAPQGGSPSQPQGGYPTGPVNGNPGTSSSSFTNTSTGSSAGTSPTGPQGGSLNRGRIT, from the exons ATGCAGTActtgggcctgatcctggacacCACG ACTCCCACAGAAGAGTCTATCGTTGACGTGAAGAGAGATATGCTCAAAGATGCATTGAGGAGCGACTTCCTATTGGGGGCAGTTAGTGCCTGCTGGAAGACGGAGAGAGTACCGCTGGTTTTGTG GATATTAAGTCCTGAGACCAAAGATATGATGAAGCCATCGTATCTTATCCTTCTCTGCGTGATTGGC GTACTGGATGCGCTGGTTGCTCCAAAACATC acgatggaaaatacataaaactcGATCTTCCTG ATGATGGTAACGAATACGAGTTTATCGCAGACAAGAAGTTGGACAAGTTTGGTAAACAAATCATTACACTGACACTCGAGCCTATCG AAGATCAAAAGGATGGACTAACGTCTGGATTGAACACCCAGTCCTACTGGAAGAATATTGCTAGCTCTTCAAACACAGCAGAGAGCTCGAACAGTAATCGCAATGAATTTGCTGGTCAAGTGAACAACGGAAACGAAAACGCTTACTGGAGATCAGTGTCGGACTCGAAGGAATCGTCCTCTAGTTCGAACAGTAACTACAATTACAACGAAG GAGGATTCGTAAATAACGTTCCACCGAAATCGTATCCAGCACAACTACTACCGCCAAAACCCCGACCATCAGTATATTATCCACCACAGTTCTATCCAGAACCCGTGTATTACCCGCGACCAATTTATCCTGAACCCATTGTTCCTTACGTTCAGCCTGCGTTTGTAAATATTCCCTCACTTGAAAATTACAAACGCGGATTTGTACCCACCACAGGAAACGGATACATGCTCTCTCCTCGATCATTCGTTGGTCAATACCCAGTCCCTCCCGGTTTTCCACCCAAGCAACCAGTCGGGCCCATTGCTCCAGCTCCAGGAAGCCCGATTGATTTCGCAG gtaaaCCAATTGCACCCTCAAACAATGTGCCCGCTCCATTGAGTACACCAACTACTGGTTCCGCCAGCTACACGCAATTTGTTGGTGGTAGCAGTTCAGGCAGTTCAGTTTCAAACAATGAACAGGCTTTCTCAAGCTCATGGAATCAGAACAACGGAGGATCTACTTCATCAACAA ACCCACAAAATGGCTATCCTGGTTCAACGAGCTCAAGTTATGGCCAAACATCAAGTGGTAGTAACGCCGGCAGCTCATTCTCAAATAATGGACAAACTTACTCCAATACCTACGGACAGAGCGAAAGTGGATCTACTACCGCTACGG gcccacaaggaggatcaccaacCAGCCCCGATGATGATTCATCAAACAGCCCACAGCAAGGATCatcaaaccaaccacaaggggGATCAGAAAACCAACCGCAAGGTGGATCAACTAACTATCCACAGCAAGTATCACCAACCAGTCCCGATGATGATTCATCAGACAGCCCCCAGcaaggatcacctaacgccccacaaggcgGATCTCCAagccaaccacaaggaggatatCCAACCGAACCCGTAAACGGAAACCCCGGAACTagtagttcaagcttcacaaacacTTCGACTGGCAGCAGTGCAGGTACCTCACCAACAGGACCTCAAggtggatcacctaaccaaccacaaggtggatcacctaacgccccacaaggaggatcacctaacgccccacaaggaggatcacctactACCCCACAAGGAGGAGCACCAAACAGCCCCGATGACGATTCATCAGTCAGCCCTCAGCAAGGATCACCATCCAGCCCCGGTGATGACTCATCAGTCAGCCCTCAGCAAGGATCACCATCCAGCCCCGGTGATGACTCATCAGACAGCCCTCAGCAAGGATCACCAACCAGCCCCGATGACGATTCAACAGACAGCCCCCAGCAGGGATCACCTACCAGCGCCGATGATGACTCATCAGCCAGCCCACAACAAGGAACACCAAACAGCCCCGATGATGACTCATCAGACAGCCCACAGCAAGGATCTCCAAGCAGTCCCATTGATGACTCAACAGACAGTCCCGATGGTGATTCCCCAAACAGCCCACAGCAAGGATCACCAAGCGGTCAAACGACTGGTTCCAGCAGTTCAAGCTACACTAAATCTTCGACGGGAAGCAATGCAGGCAGCTCATACACAAGCACCGGACAGACTTACACAAACACCTACGGTCAGACTGACAGTGGATCCAGTTCTTTCACAG gAACTCAAACTGGATCACCTACCGccccacaaggcggatcaccaagCCAACCACAGGGCGGATACCCGACCGGCCCAGTAAATGGAAACCCCGGAACAagtagttcaagcttcacaaacacgtcgactggtagcagtgcaggtacctcaccaacaggacctcaaggaggatcacttaacc GAGg gcggatcacctaa